In the Magnolia sinica isolate HGM2019 chromosome 15, MsV1, whole genome shotgun sequence genome, one interval contains:
- the LOC131227759 gene encoding mini zinc finger protein 1-like produces MRPQAEPKKVSNGSFVKKDRGVRYRECRKNHAANIGGYAVDGCREFMASGEEGTSAALKCAACNCHRNFHKREVESDDWPCDYSSDSATRK; encoded by the coding sequence ATGAGGCCTCAAGCAGAACCCAAGAAGGTCTCCAACGGTTCTTTTGTGAAGAAAGATAGAGGGGTCAGGTACAGAGAGTGTAGGAAGAACCATGCTGCAAACATAGGTGGATATGCTGTTGATGGTTGTAGGGAATTCATGGCTTCTGGTGAGGAAGGTACAAGTGCTGCCCTCAAGTGTGCAGCCTGCAACTGTCACAGGAACTTCCACAAGAGGGAGGTGGAGAGCGACGACTGGCCGTGCGATTACTCGTCGGACTCAGCCACGCGAAAATGA